From Kamptonema formosum PCC 6407, a single genomic window includes:
- a CDS encoding Uma2 family endonuclease, with product MLTVKPRFTTFEEYLAYNDNSERAYELFNGELIEMPPESGLNVQIANRLFLIFALMLGTDRVRGQGLELEVRGEPRNRYPDLTIIREEHIQQLSNRNTIRLSMSPPILVIEVVSPGEIQRDRDYIAKKRQYQDCCIPEYWIVDPQTQTILVLELRGDIYIELGSFTNNDLLLSPGFRELNLRVSEVFNPN from the coding sequence ATGTTAACAGTTAAACCTCGATTTACAACCTTTGAAGAATACCTAGCATACAATGATAATTCCGAGCGGGCATATGAATTATTTAATGGAGAATTAATTGAAATGCCTCCAGAGTCAGGGTTAAATGTCCAAATCGCCAATCGTCTCTTTTTGATTTTTGCTTTAATGTTGGGAACCGATCGGGTTAGAGGACAAGGACTAGAACTAGAAGTCAGAGGTGAACCTAGAAACCGTTATCCCGATCTAACTATCATTCGAGAAGAACATATTCAACAATTATCAAATCGCAATACCATTCGTCTTTCAATGTCACCTCCCATCTTAGTTATTGAAGTAGTTAGTCCCGGAGAAATACAAAGAGATAGAGACTACATCGCTAAGAAAAGGCAATATCAGGATTGTTGTATTCCTGAATACTGGATTGTCGATCCGCAAACTCAAACTATTTTAGTCTTAGAACTTAGGGGAGATATTTATATAGAACTAGGTAGTTTTACCAATAATGATTTACTGCTATCTCCCGGATTTAGAGAACTAAATTTAAGGGTTTCTGAAGTATTTAACCCAAATTAA
- a CDS encoding DUF4129 domain-containing transglutaminase family protein, whose product MTADKRRNLPFFSQLWQWLETMPKPKTEESILLRVLVQALVTVGIIATDVAAGVGEGDVAISLWAVPLSIVGATWSWFSRRDRNIPVKFCLAIGMLLALFAFLLSLLGELNDTRLILAKLLIQLQVLHSFDLPQRKDLGYSMVIGLILLGVAGTLSQELTFAPLLLLFLAIAIPTLVLDYRSRLGIFKEVVKGKKEEGKDKKRNLWEFGEALSPKRFGLLLLVIVGLGLGIFAFLPRFPGYQLRTFPVSAPIEYQGQFDGRSITNPGYVRGGNSEGSGGGSGRNPEKGPGKLNDTFYYGFNTKINQNLRGEMKPQVVMRVRSQAAGFWRVLAFDRYTGQGWEISRNDKTLTLNRPYWSYQFYLNWMRTLNRTREVIQTYTMVSQMPNLIPALAQPKELYFPTQDIAVDLEGTLRSPLELREGLTYTVISEVPYRDRSLLGKAGTNYPKNIQNYYLQVPPQIKDKVRRVTEEILAARTRVATSDKPINSAYEKALYLAQYLKQNPNYKLQKEPPFLREDEDLVEAFLFGYKDSPAGTKITGGYPDHFASVMTIMLRSVGIPARVVGGFDPGEFNPFTGLYIVKNTDAYLMTEVYFPKYGWFPFNPVPGYPLYPQSIEENQTFSALQAFWKWVAGWLPTPVTGLLNTVIGFVVAWLVGVITWFLALFSKGWVGLFTGLIVGIGCGFIGWLLWQTWRNWRYRRWLKKLPPVEGIYQEMLKDLARKGFVKRRAQTPLEYARDMRQHLGVDEVEVIEEVSEAYVRWRYGGEVGNLAQLRQLVENLRRSFNSIKFRGNNIRGNNSNG is encoded by the coding sequence ATGACTGCGGACAAACGGCGAAATTTACCTTTTTTCAGTCAGCTTTGGCAGTGGCTTGAGACGATGCCGAAGCCCAAAACTGAGGAATCGATCCTGCTGCGGGTACTGGTACAAGCGCTGGTGACAGTCGGGATTATCGCTACGGATGTGGCGGCTGGGGTGGGGGAAGGAGATGTGGCGATTAGCCTCTGGGCTGTCCCTCTGAGTATTGTGGGCGCGACTTGGAGTTGGTTTAGTCGGCGCGATCGCAATATCCCTGTTAAATTCTGTCTGGCAATTGGAATGTTGCTGGCTTTGTTTGCCTTTCTCCTCAGTTTGCTAGGAGAGTTGAATGACACCCGCCTGATTCTGGCTAAGCTGTTAATTCAACTTCAAGTGCTCCACAGTTTTGACTTGCCGCAGCGCAAAGATTTAGGCTATTCGATGGTGATTGGGCTGATTTTGTTGGGAGTGGCGGGTACTCTCAGCCAAGAGTTGACTTTTGCGCCGTTACTATTGCTATTTTTGGCGATCGCGATTCCGACTTTGGTGCTCGATTATCGATCGCGTTTAGGAATTTTCAAGGAAGTAGTAAAAGGGAAGAAGGAAGAAGGAAAAGACAAAAAGCGCAACTTGTGGGAATTTGGCGAGGCTTTATCTCCCAAGCGTTTTGGGCTGTTGTTATTAGTAATTGTTGGCTTAGGATTGGGTATTTTTGCATTTTTGCCTCGATTCCCTGGCTATCAGTTGCGGACTTTTCCAGTGAGTGCCCCCATTGAATACCAAGGACAATTTGACGGTCGCAGTATTACGAATCCTGGTTATGTTAGAGGTGGTAATAGTGAAGGTTCGGGGGGAGGTAGCGGCCGCAATCCAGAGAAAGGGCCGGGGAAATTAAACGATACTTTTTATTACGGTTTTAATACTAAAATTAACCAAAACTTGCGGGGGGAAATGAAACCGCAGGTGGTGATGAGAGTGCGATCGCAAGCCGCAGGTTTTTGGCGAGTCTTGGCCTTCGATCGCTACACTGGTCAGGGTTGGGAGATTTCCCGCAATGACAAGACCCTAACTCTGAATCGACCTTATTGGTCTTACCAATTTTATCTTAATTGGATGCGGACTCTGAACCGCACCAGAGAGGTGATTCAGACTTATACAATGGTTTCTCAGATGCCTAACTTGATCCCAGCCTTGGCTCAACCGAAGGAACTTTACTTTCCGACGCAGGATATAGCCGTTGACCTGGAGGGGACATTGCGATCGCCTTTGGAATTGCGGGAGGGACTGACTTATACTGTGATTTCTGAGGTTCCCTATCGCGATCGCAGTTTGTTAGGCAAAGCAGGTACTAATTACCCTAAAAATATTCAGAATTATTATCTACAAGTGCCGCCGCAAATTAAAGATAAAGTGCGGCGGGTAACTGAGGAAATATTGGCAGCCAGAACTAGAGTTGCTACCTCTGATAAGCCGATTAATTCAGCTTATGAGAAAGCCTTGTATTTGGCTCAATATTTAAAGCAAAATCCCAATTACAAGCTGCAAAAAGAACCGCCTTTTTTACGGGAAGATGAAGATTTAGTCGAGGCGTTTCTATTTGGATATAAAGACAGTCCAGCGGGGACTAAAATTACTGGCGGCTATCCCGACCACTTTGCTAGCGTGATGACAATTATGTTGCGATCGGTTGGGATTCCGGCGCGAGTAGTTGGCGGTTTCGATCCGGGAGAATTCAATCCGTTTACGGGTTTGTATATCGTCAAAAACACTGATGCCTATTTAATGACTGAGGTGTATTTTCCCAAGTATGGCTGGTTTCCGTTTAACCCAGTTCCGGGATATCCGCTTTATCCACAATCGATTGAAGAAAATCAAACTTTTAGTGCATTGCAAGCTTTTTGGAAGTGGGTGGCAGGTTGGTTGCCGACACCAGTAACGGGTTTATTAAATACAGTTATTGGTTTTGTTGTTGCCTGGTTAGTGGGGGTAATTACTTGGTTTTTAGCCTTATTTTCTAAAGGTTGGGTTGGGTTATTTACGGGTTTAATTGTAGGAATTGGTTGTGGTTTTATTGGTTGGTTGCTGTGGCAAACTTGGCGAAATTGGCGTTACCGCCGCTGGTTGAAGAAATTGCCGCCAGTGGAGGGAATCTATCAGGAAATGTTGAAGGATTTAGCTAGGAAAGGATTTGTTAAGCGTCGAGCTCAAACGCCTTTGGAATACGCGCGAGATATGCGGCAACATTTAGGTGTTGATGAAGTGGAAGTAATTGAGGAAGTTTCTGAGGCTTATGTGCGCTGGCGCTATGGTGGTGAGGTAGGAAATTTAGCACAGTTGCGGCAATTGGTGGAGAATTTGAGGCGTAGTTTTAATTCCATTAAGTTTCGTGGTAATAATATTCGAGGTAATAATAGCAATGGGTGA